In Drosophila simulans strain w501 chromosome X, Prin_Dsim_3.1, whole genome shotgun sequence, one DNA window encodes the following:
- the LOC27207514 gene encoding protein piccolo isoform X7 — translation METCGGELTIPNGLVEHTGINIVMPPDPLISMVSVPRNPIQSIGKVIEPPPKRTYKKRVNKAMATNQSSGTEIEIPQTSSQAPIPRVKRTYTKRANKTNNTNILNDNSSGVMESNGGEPTIPNSQQIPNADVVPNLPIQPTDKPKAPRKPRAKKVINQQPGTDMPSEVSAQGETAQTKPNAKPKAPRVPKEPKAPKVPKPPKEPKPPKEPKPPKEPKPPKEPKPPKEPKPPKEPKPPKEPKPPKEPKPPKEPKPPKEPKTPKEPKPPKEPKTPKEPKPPKEPKTPKEPKTPKEPKTPKQPKAPRVPKEPKTPKVPKEPKAPRAPKVPKTPKEPKVPKTPKNPKAPKAPIQPKASTNQTPNSVQVPLPIEPVPLETPTRTNSILSIVAEILQQGPITPISPIKSPELLHHADHTVANFNMPQSSGPTNSSESSVNAIPRLPTTEGKHPSKESAESTEISGPCTNSTVRNTTKSDEQIKQGRVSKHSSRFSPSLRCVVRSLSSSSSSSSSSSSCSTCSTCSSCSSSSSSSNSSRSSRARNRKRRSPKVPLLHKPIKSNGEINFQLGQPTRLESPSPPLPDMPVNTSATFEEHLENVASEHNHTRLPIRNPTYDFGFNLPEPKLSEESSSSSDDETNENGQMTPNSQDQFEKNRQSALMLFGESRSSSPSESRDETNVNSQMTPNSQNQFEKNRQSALMLFGESRSSSPSESRDETNVNSQMIQNSQDQFEKNRQSALMLFGESRSSSPSESRDETNVNSQMTPNSQDQFEKNLQSAPMLFDMSSSSSSSESHDETNENGQMTPNSQDQFEKNRQSALMLFGASRSSSSSESHDETNENGQMTPNLQDFEENHRSALMLFDELPSSSSSESHDETNENCQMTPNSQNFEKNRQSALMLFGESRSFSPSESRDETNVNSQMTPNSQNQFEKNRQSALMLFGESRSSSPSESRDETNVNSQMTPNSQDQFEKNLQSAPMLFDMSSSSSSSESHDETNENGQMTPNLQDFEENHRSALMLFDELPSSSSSESHDETNENCQIAPKSQDHFEKELQSAPIREPRPDQPLAAAPRSSNGGTIEPCNLKAFKRDLMNTGYSADVKHDSAEIHEAKMAGTKCYNKEVSPDPSQINLKKCATKVYTAMDRNSGAELPIQSRYIVPNSKPSESKITVKPVLPKHKPSRIPIRTKKTGNDRMDYQRQSLLDPFKKSLNNSYAVTSTSAYDQNDQVEKNPGAQLTELPRALNSMKKPEDNGCKPKNILKPSAHIFSNADVNPRSSTDYGPAKKDVKKSWAPRYQEQESQEFKENSLNGFFNAKGNLPDIPKKSFKDSDSNVSKADAERRCAKTFEPLRKDIVGKLRYNKVVNKSQNRNAKKQGKVKLEPKENTIEEDANDQVVKQFQFEMPSNPDIVEPTVKPTKPETAVRASSSKACISDLNANIHKTKSSKKLKKSSKLFEFNRSESQVKKGENEEEDVKIDNPKITEPVKHKRASRPKTSGRNISELDMQPSTSKAAETKTSQPKGDQPKTAQLKEMPSKAVNKKVKKSKAKKRKNDDANKDPKSTEMHQYKIPKLSANKPHVKKQNTSTTTAAESKRTIRPNHSAPTSGFSRLPEMYEELNYPNAPHPYSTRGYYPYHRAYPGPMHHPGSQYHVNQPPPMRLHHSMYVDAEPSYQSFYQGSRYQPYDISPSMRHHYSYPGEPSPRTYPMGIPYHYNNTLYPPMRNDFYYPRGRPHFPVRTLPPMSSQGTYPPNYPSSRQFLHSMPPPADTHEQIALRSIEIVGGFIQMAYAGRKYRTLKDLRERTKLSKDCLRKILKHMCKIKRPKWRISKFYLYAFWSEISGVPQSSKFGKPLKLNASYRKVISCFAESKFLRMETLMEKTGFRKGKLKRVLKMIGRKRSTKWRLLDYKKPLIHLHRSQEKKSSI, via the exons ATGGAGACTTGCGGAGGAGAACTTACAATACCAAATGGACTGGTGGAGCATACCGGAATTAATATTGTGATGCCACCGGATCCGCTGATATCAATGGTGTCTGTTCCTCGCAATCCAATACAATCCATCGGTAAAGTAATTGAGCCTCCTCCCAAGCGAACTTACAAGAAGAGAGTCAATAAGGCCATGGCTACAAATCAGTCCTCCGGAACTGAAATTGAGATTCCTCAAACCTCTTCCCAGGCACCTATACCTCGTGTCAAGCGGACTTACACGAAGAGAGCCAATAAGAccaataatacaaatatactTAATGACAATAGTTCCGGGGTCATGGAGTCTAATGGTGGAGAACCTACAATACCAAATAGTCAGCAGATTCCAAACGCTGATGTTGTTCCGAATTTACCAATACAACCGACCGACAAGCCCAAAGCTCCCAGAAAACCACGTGCTAAAAAAGTGATCAACCAGCAACCGGGGACGGATATGCCCTCTGAGGTATCGGCGCAGGGAGAAACGGCTCAAACCAAGCCGAATGCTAAGCCAAAAGCCCCTAGGGTGCCCAAAGAACCTAAGGCGCCAAAAGTACCAAAGCCACCTAAAGAACCAAAGCCACCAAAGGAGCCAAAGCCACCTAAGGAGCCAAAGCCACCAAAGGAGCCAAAGCCACCAAAGGAGCCAAAGCCACCAAAGGAGCCAAAGCCACCTAAGGAGCCAAAGCCACCTAAGGAGCCAAAGCCACCTAAGGAGCCAAAGCCACCTAAGGAGCCAAAGACACCTAAGGAGCCAAAGCCACCTAAGGAGCCAAAGACACCTAAGGAGCCAAAGCCACCTAAGGAGCCAAAGACACCTAAGGAGCCAAAGACACCTAAGGAGCCAAAGACACCCAAACAACCAAAGGCACCTAGGGTACCGAAGGAACCTAAGACGCCAAAGGTACCCAAGGAACCTAAAGCGCCTAGGGCACCCAAGGTACCAAAAACGCCAAAGGAACCTAAAGTACCCAAGACTCCGAAGAATCCCAAGGCACCGAAAGCACCAATTCAACCGAAAGCATCAACGAATCAGACACCAAACAGCGTACAGGTACCGCTACCCATTGAGCCCGTACCTCTAGAAACACCCACTCGCACGAATTCTATACTATCAATCGTTGCCGAAATACTCCAACAGGGGCCGATTACACCAATATCGCCAATTAAATCCCCAGAACTCCTTCATCATGCTGATCATACCGTAGCGAACTTCAATATGCCACAATCTTCGGGGCCAACCAACTCAAGCGAGTCCAGTGTAAACGCCATTCCACGACTTCCAACAACGGAAGGGAAACATCCGTCGAAGGAAAGCGCAGAAAGCACAGAAATATCAGGTCCTTGCACAAACAGTACAGTTCGAAACACTACG AAGTCAGATGAACAGATTAAGCAAGGTCGCGTGTCAAAGCATTCATCTCGTTTTTCGCCTTCATTACGCTGTGTAGTACGCTCTTTATCCAGCTCATCCTCCAGTTCATCATCCTCGTCATCCTGTTCGACCTGCTCCACCTGCTCGAGCTGCTCGAGCAGCTCGAGCAGCTCGAACTCTTCACGATCTTCACGAGCACGTAACCGGAAACGTCGATCTCCAAAGGTTCCACTTCTCCACAAgccaattaaatcaaatgggGAAATAAATTTTCAGTTGGGCCAACCAACCCGTCTTGAATCACCATCCCCTCCACTACCGGACATGCCCGTGAATACTAGTGCCACCTTTGAAGAGCATTTGGAAAATGTGGCATCGGAGCATAATCATACTAGATTGCCGATAAGAAACCCCACATATGATTTCGGGTTCAACTTGCCAGAGCCCAAATTGTCCGAGGAGTCATCCAGTTCTTCTGATGATGAAACCAATGAGAACGGTCAGATGACACCGAATTCTCAAGAT CAGTTTGAGAAAAATCGTCAAAGCGCTCTAATGTTGTTCGGTGAGTCACGCAGTTCTTCTCCGTCGGAGAGCCGTGATGAAACCAATGTGAACAGTCAGATGACACCGAATTCTCAAAAT CAGTTTGAGAAAAATCGTCAAAGCGCTCTAATGTTGTTCGGTGAGTCACGCAGTTCTTCTCCGTCGGAGAGCCGTGATGAAACCAATGTGAACAGTCAGATGATACAGAATTCTCAAGAT CAGTTTGAGAAAAATCGTCAAAGCGCTCTTATGTTGTTCGGTGAGTCACGCAGTTCTTCTCCGTCGGAGAGCCGTGATGAAACCAATGTGAACAGTCAGATGACACCGAATTCTCAAGAT CAGTTCGAGAAAAATCTTCAAAGCGCTCCAATGCTGTTCGATATGTCATCCAGTTCTTCTTCGTCGGAGAGCCATGATGAAACCAATGAGAACGGTCAGATGACACCGAATTCTCAAGAT CAGTTTGAGAAAAATCGTCAAAGCGCTCTAATGTTGTTCGGTGCGTCACGCAGTTCTTCTTCGTCGGAGAGCCATGATGAAACCAATGAGAACGGTCAGATGACACCGAATTTGCAAGAT TTCGAGGAAAATCATCGAAGCGCTCTAATGTTGTTCGATGAGTTACCCAGTTCCTCTTCGTCGGAGAGCCATGATGAAACCAATGAAAACTGTCAGATGACACCGAATTCTCAAAAT TTTGAGAAAAATCGTCAAAGCGCTCTAATGTTGTTCGGTGAGTCACGCAGTTTTTCTCCGTCGGAGAGCCGTGATGAAACCAATGTGAACAGTCAGATGACACCGAATTCTCAAAAT CAGTTTGAGAAAAATCGTCAAAGCGCTCTAATGTTGTTCGGTGAGTCACGCAGTTCTTCTCCGTCGGAGAGCCGTGATGAAACCAATGTGAACAGTCAGATGACACCGAATTCTCAAGAT CAGTTCGAGAAAAATCTTCAAAGCGCTCCAATGCTGTTCGATATGTCATCCAGTTCTTCTTCGTCGGAGAGCCATGATGAAACCAATGAGAACGGTCAGATGACACCGAATTTGCAAGAT TTCGAGGAAAATCATCGAAGCGCTCTAATGTTGTTCGATGAGTTACCCAGTTCCTCTTCGTCGGAGAGCCATGATGAAACCAATGAAAACTGTCAGATTGCACCGAAATCCCAAGAT CATTTCGAGAAAGAACTTCAAAGCGCTCCCATCAGAGAGCCCAGACCAGATCAACCCCTAGCAGCAGCTCCCAGATCATCCAATGGTGGCACAATTGAGCCTTGTAACCTAAAAGCTTTTAAGCGTGATTTAATGAATACTGGATATTCTGCAGATGTGAAGCACGATAGTGCAGAGATCCATGAAGCGAAGATGGCTGGTACTAAGTGTTACAATAAGGAGGTTTCGCCTGACCCAAGTCAAATAAATTTGAAGAAATGTGCCACTAAAGTATACACTGCAATGGATAGAAATTCTGGGGCTGAATTGCCTATTCAGAGTCGCTATATAGTGCCCAATTCTAAGCCATCAGAAAGTAAGATTACTGTTAAACCAGTGCTGCCAAAGCACAAGCCATCAAGGATCCCAATAAGAAccaaaaaaacaggaaatgATAGAATGGATTACCAGAGGCAGTCTTTACTGGATCCAtttaaaaaatctttgaatAATTCTTATGCTGTTACTAGCACTTCAGCATACGATCAAAATGACCAGGTAGAAAAAAATCCTGGGGCTCAATTGACAGAACTGCCGAGAGCTCTGAATTCAATGAAAAAACCAGAGGATAATGGATGTAAACCAAAAAATATCCTAAAGCCGAGTGCCCATATATTTTCGAATGCAGACGTGAACCCCCGCAGCTCTACAGATTATGGGCCAGCTAAGAAGGATGTCAAAAAGTCTTGGGCACCACGTTACCAAGAACAAGAATCGCAGGAGTTCAAGGAAAATTCATTGAATGGATTCTTTAATGCCAAGGGTAACTTACCTGATATTCCTAAGAAGTCATTCAAAGATTCCGACTCAAATGTTTCCAAAGCAGATGCTGAGCGACGTTGCGCCAAAACATTTGAACCTTTACGCAAGGACATTGTAGGAAAATTGAGATACAATAAAGTAGTCAATAAAAGCCAGAATAGAAATGCAAAGAAGCAGGGCAAGGTTAAGCTAGAGCCTAAAGAAAATACTATCGAAGAAGATGCAAACGATCAGGTGGTAAAGCAATTTCAGTTCGAGATGCCATCTAATCCTGACATCGTTGAACCAACTGTAAAACCTACAAAACCTGAAACAGCCGTGCGCGCCAGCAGTTCCAAGGCTTGCATTTCAgacttaaatgcaaatattcatAAAACTAAATCTTCCAAAAAGCTCAAAAAATCTTCAAAGCTCTTTGAATTCAATCGTTCTGAATCACAAGTAAAAAAAGGTGAAAACGAAGAAGAAGATGTCAAGATCGACAATCCGAAAATAACTGAACCAGTTAAACATAAACGGGCTTCAAGACCCAAAACATCCGGACGAAACATTTCTGAGCTAGATATGCAGCCTAGTACTTCTAAAGCTGCTGAGACAAAAACTTCTCAACCAAAAGGTGATCAACCAAAAACTGCTCAATTAAAGGAAATGCCCTCCAAAGCAGTGAACAAAAAGGTGAaaaaatcaaaggcaaaaaaacgtaaaaatgATGATGCAAATAAGGATCCAAAGAGTACTGAAATGCATCAGTATAAAATTCCCAAGCTTTCCGCAAATAAGCCACATGTAAAAAAACAG AATACATCGACTACAACCGCTGCCGAATCAAAGAGGACGATAAGACCTAACCATTCGGCACCGACAAGCGGATTCTCACGATTACCGGAGATGTACGAGGAGCTAAACTATCCGAATGCTCCACATCCCTACTCAACAAGGGGCTATTATCCCTATCATAGGGCCTATCCAGGGCCTATGCATCACCCGGGCAGTCAGTATCATGTGAACCAACCCCCACCAATGAGATTGCATCATTCCATGTACGTTGATGCGGAACCGTCTTATCAGAGTTTTTATCAAGGGTCACGATACCAACCATATGACATTAGCCCGTCAATGAGACACCATTACTCCTATCCAGGGGAGCCATCTCCCAGAACATATCCGATGGGTATTCCCTATCATTACAATAACACGCTCTACCCCCCGATGAGAAATGATTTCTACTACCCAAGGGGCCGTCCGCACTTTCCTGTACGCACTTTACCACCGATGAGTTCTCAAGGGACTTATCCACCGAATTATCCATCTTCTCGtcaatttttgcattcaaTGCCCCCTCCTGCTGATACACATGAACag atcGCATTGCGTTCGATCGAAATCGTTGGTGGTTTTATTCAAATGGCCTATGCAGGTCGGAAATACAGGACTCTTAAGGATCTCAGGGAGCGAACAAAGTTATCGAAAGACTGTTTGCGTAAGATTTTAAAGCACATGTGCAAAATTAAGCGTCCCAAGTGGCGTATCAGCAAGTTTTATTTGTACGCATTCTGGTCTGAAATTTCGGGGGTTCCCCAAAGTTCTAAATTTGGCAAACCG TTGAAACTAAACGCTTCCTATCGCAAGGTAATTAGTTGCTTTGCGGAAAGCAAGTTTCTACGCATGGAGACTTTAATGGAGAAAACTGGGTTTCGGAAAGGCAAACTTAAGCGAGTTCTAAAGATGATCGGAAGAAAGCGATCCACGAAATGGCGTCTGCTCGATTATAAGAAGCCACTTATTCACTTGCACCGCAGTCAAGAGAAGAAGTCTTCTATATAA
- the LOC27207514 gene encoding protein piccolo isoform X25, translating to METCGGELTIPNGLVEHTGINIVMPPDPLISMVSVPRNPIQSIGKVIEPPPKRTYKKRVNKAMATNQSSGTEIEIPQTSSQAPIPRVKRTYTKRANKTNNTNILNDNSSGVMESNGGEPTIPNSQQIPNADVVPNLPIQPTDKPKAPRKPRAKKVINQQPGTDMPSEVSAQGETAQTKPNAKPKAPRVPKEPKAPKVPKPPKEPKPPKEPKPPKEPKPPKEPKPPKEPKPPKEPKPPKEPKPPKEPKPPKEPKPPKEPKTPKEPKPPKEPKTPKEPKPPKEPKTPKEPKTPKEPKTPKQPKAPRVPKEPKTPKVPKEPKAPRAPKVPKTPKEPKVPKTPKNPKAPKAPIQPKASTNQTPNSVQVPLPIEPVPLETPTRTNSILSIVAEILQQGPITPISPIKSPELLHHADHTVANFNMPQSSGPTNSSESSVNAIPRLPTTEGKHPSKESAESTEISGPCTNSTVRNTTKSDEQIKQGRVSKHSSRFSPSLRCVVRSLSSSSSSSSSSSSCSTCSTCSSCSSSSSSSNSSRSSRARNRKRRSPKVPLLHKPIKSNGEINFQLGQPTRLESPSPPLPDMPVNTSATFEEHLENVASEHNHTRLPIRNPTYDFGFNLPEPKLSEESSSSSDDETNENGQMTPNSQDQFEKNRQSALMLFGESRSSSPSESRDETNVNSQMTPNSQNQFEKNRQSALMLFGESRSSSPSESRDETNVNSQMIQNSQDQFEKNRQSALMLFGESRSSSPSESRDETNVNSQMTPNSQDQFEKNLQSAPMLFDMSSSSSSSESHDETNENGQMTPNSQDQFEKNRQSALMLFGASRSSSSSESHDETNENGQMTPNLQDFEENHRSALMLFDELPSSSSSESHDETNENCQIAPKSQDHFEKELQSAPIREPRPDQPLAAAPRSSNGGTIEPCNLKAFKRDLMNTGYSADVKHDSAEIHEAKMAGTKCYNKEVSPDPSQINLKKCATKVYTAMDRNSGAELPIQSRYIVPNSKPSESKITVKPVLPKHKPSRIPIRTKKTGNDRMDYQRQSLLDPFKKSLNNSYAVTSTSAYDQNDQVEKNPGAQLTELPRALNSMKKPEDNGCKPKNILKPSAHIFSNADVNPRSSTDYGPAKKDVKKSWAPRYQEQESQEFKENSLNGFFNAKGNLPDIPKKSFKDSDSNVSKADAERRCAKTFEPLRKDIVGKLRYNKVVNKSQNRNAKKQGKVKLEPKENTIEEDANDQVVKQFQFEMPSNPDIVEPTVKPTKPETAVRASSSKACISDLNANIHKTKSSKKLKKSSKLFEFNRSESQVKKGENEEEDVKIDNPKITEPVKHKRASRPKTSGRNISELDMQPSTSKAAETKTSQPKGDQPKTAQLKEMPSKAVNKKVKKSKAKKRKNDDANKDPKSTEMHQYKIPKLSANKPHVKKQNTSTTTAAESKRTIRPNHSAPTSGFSRLPEMYEELNYPNAPHPYSTRGYYPYHRAYPGPMHHPGSQYHVNQPPPMRLHHSMYVDAEPSYQSFYQGSRYQPYDISPSMRHHYSYPGEPSPRTYPMGIPYHYNNTLYPPMRNDFYYPRGRPHFPVRTLPPMSSQGTYPPNYPSSRQFLHSMPPPADTHEQIALRSIEIVGGFIQMAYAGRKYRTLKDLRERTKLSKDCLRKILKHMCKIKRPKWRISKFYLYAFWSEISGVPQSSKFGKPLKLNASYRKVISCFAESKFLRMETLMEKTGFRKGKLKRVLKMIGRKRSTKWRLLDYKKPLIHLHRSQEKKSSI from the exons ATGGAGACTTGCGGAGGAGAACTTACAATACCAAATGGACTGGTGGAGCATACCGGAATTAATATTGTGATGCCACCGGATCCGCTGATATCAATGGTGTCTGTTCCTCGCAATCCAATACAATCCATCGGTAAAGTAATTGAGCCTCCTCCCAAGCGAACTTACAAGAAGAGAGTCAATAAGGCCATGGCTACAAATCAGTCCTCCGGAACTGAAATTGAGATTCCTCAAACCTCTTCCCAGGCACCTATACCTCGTGTCAAGCGGACTTACACGAAGAGAGCCAATAAGAccaataatacaaatatactTAATGACAATAGTTCCGGGGTCATGGAGTCTAATGGTGGAGAACCTACAATACCAAATAGTCAGCAGATTCCAAACGCTGATGTTGTTCCGAATTTACCAATACAACCGACCGACAAGCCCAAAGCTCCCAGAAAACCACGTGCTAAAAAAGTGATCAACCAGCAACCGGGGACGGATATGCCCTCTGAGGTATCGGCGCAGGGAGAAACGGCTCAAACCAAGCCGAATGCTAAGCCAAAAGCCCCTAGGGTGCCCAAAGAACCTAAGGCGCCAAAAGTACCAAAGCCACCTAAAGAACCAAAGCCACCAAAGGAGCCAAAGCCACCTAAGGAGCCAAAGCCACCAAAGGAGCCAAAGCCACCAAAGGAGCCAAAGCCACCAAAGGAGCCAAAGCCACCTAAGGAGCCAAAGCCACCTAAGGAGCCAAAGCCACCTAAGGAGCCAAAGCCACCTAAGGAGCCAAAGACACCTAAGGAGCCAAAGCCACCTAAGGAGCCAAAGACACCTAAGGAGCCAAAGCCACCTAAGGAGCCAAAGACACCTAAGGAGCCAAAGACACCTAAGGAGCCAAAGACACCCAAACAACCAAAGGCACCTAGGGTACCGAAGGAACCTAAGACGCCAAAGGTACCCAAGGAACCTAAAGCGCCTAGGGCACCCAAGGTACCAAAAACGCCAAAGGAACCTAAAGTACCCAAGACTCCGAAGAATCCCAAGGCACCGAAAGCACCAATTCAACCGAAAGCATCAACGAATCAGACACCAAACAGCGTACAGGTACCGCTACCCATTGAGCCCGTACCTCTAGAAACACCCACTCGCACGAATTCTATACTATCAATCGTTGCCGAAATACTCCAACAGGGGCCGATTACACCAATATCGCCAATTAAATCCCCAGAACTCCTTCATCATGCTGATCATACCGTAGCGAACTTCAATATGCCACAATCTTCGGGGCCAACCAACTCAAGCGAGTCCAGTGTAAACGCCATTCCACGACTTCCAACAACGGAAGGGAAACATCCGTCGAAGGAAAGCGCAGAAAGCACAGAAATATCAGGTCCTTGCACAAACAGTACAGTTCGAAACACTACG AAGTCAGATGAACAGATTAAGCAAGGTCGCGTGTCAAAGCATTCATCTCGTTTTTCGCCTTCATTACGCTGTGTAGTACGCTCTTTATCCAGCTCATCCTCCAGTTCATCATCCTCGTCATCCTGTTCGACCTGCTCCACCTGCTCGAGCTGCTCGAGCAGCTCGAGCAGCTCGAACTCTTCACGATCTTCACGAGCACGTAACCGGAAACGTCGATCTCCAAAGGTTCCACTTCTCCACAAgccaattaaatcaaatgggGAAATAAATTTTCAGTTGGGCCAACCAACCCGTCTTGAATCACCATCCCCTCCACTACCGGACATGCCCGTGAATACTAGTGCCACCTTTGAAGAGCATTTGGAAAATGTGGCATCGGAGCATAATCATACTAGATTGCCGATAAGAAACCCCACATATGATTTCGGGTTCAACTTGCCAGAGCCCAAATTGTCCGAGGAGTCATCCAGTTCTTCTGATGATGAAACCAATGAGAACGGTCAGATGACACCGAATTCTCAAGAT CAGTTTGAGAAAAATCGTCAAAGCGCTCTAATGTTGTTCGGTGAGTCACGCAGTTCTTCTCCGTCGGAGAGCCGTGATGAAACCAATGTGAACAGTCAGATGACACCGAATTCTCAAAAT CAGTTTGAGAAAAATCGTCAAAGCGCTCTAATGTTGTTCGGTGAGTCACGCAGTTCTTCTCCGTCGGAGAGCCGTGATGAAACCAATGTGAACAGTCAGATGATACAGAATTCTCAAGAT CAGTTTGAGAAAAATCGTCAAAGCGCTCTTATGTTGTTCGGTGAGTCACGCAGTTCTTCTCCGTCGGAGAGCCGTGATGAAACCAATGTGAACAGTCAGATGACACCGAATTCTCAAGAT CAGTTCGAGAAAAATCTTCAAAGCGCTCCAATGCTGTTCGATATGTCATCCAGTTCTTCTTCGTCGGAGAGCCATGATGAAACCAATGAGAACGGTCAGATGACACCGAATTCTCAAGAT CAGTTTGAGAAAAATCGTCAAAGCGCTCTAATGTTGTTCGGTGCGTCACGCAGTTCTTCTTCGTCGGAGAGCCATGATGAAACCAATGAGAACGGTCAGATGACACCGAATTTGCAAGAT TTCGAGGAAAATCATCGAAGCGCTCTAATGTTGTTCGATGAGTTACCCAGTTCCTCTTCGTCGGAGAGCCATGATGAAACCAATGAAAACTGTCAGATTGCACCGAAATCCCAAGAT CATTTCGAGAAAGAACTTCAAAGCGCTCCCATCAGAGAGCCCAGACCAGATCAACCCCTAGCAGCAGCTCCCAGATCATCCAATGGTGGCACAATTGAGCCTTGTAACCTAAAAGCTTTTAAGCGTGATTTAATGAATACTGGATATTCTGCAGATGTGAAGCACGATAGTGCAGAGATCCATGAAGCGAAGATGGCTGGTACTAAGTGTTACAATAAGGAGGTTTCGCCTGACCCAAGTCAAATAAATTTGAAGAAATGTGCCACTAAAGTATACACTGCAATGGATAGAAATTCTGGGGCTGAATTGCCTATTCAGAGTCGCTATATAGTGCCCAATTCTAAGCCATCAGAAAGTAAGATTACTGTTAAACCAGTGCTGCCAAAGCACAAGCCATCAAGGATCCCAATAAGAAccaaaaaaacaggaaatgATAGAATGGATTACCAGAGGCAGTCTTTACTGGATCCAtttaaaaaatctttgaatAATTCTTATGCTGTTACTAGCACTTCAGCATACGATCAAAATGACCAGGTAGAAAAAAATCCTGGGGCTCAATTGACAGAACTGCCGAGAGCTCTGAATTCAATGAAAAAACCAGAGGATAATGGATGTAAACCAAAAAATATCCTAAAGCCGAGTGCCCATATATTTTCGAATGCAGACGTGAACCCCCGCAGCTCTACAGATTATGGGCCAGCTAAGAAGGATGTCAAAAAGTCTTGGGCACCACGTTACCAAGAACAAGAATCGCAGGAGTTCAAGGAAAATTCATTGAATGGATTCTTTAATGCCAAGGGTAACTTACCTGATATTCCTAAGAAGTCATTCAAAGATTCCGACTCAAATGTTTCCAAAGCAGATGCTGAGCGACGTTGCGCCAAAACATTTGAACCTTTACGCAAGGACATTGTAGGAAAATTGAGATACAATAAAGTAGTCAATAAAAGCCAGAATAGAAATGCAAAGAAGCAGGGCAAGGTTAAGCTAGAGCCTAAAGAAAATACTATCGAAGAAGATGCAAACGATCAGGTGGTAAAGCAATTTCAGTTCGAGATGCCATCTAATCCTGACATCGTTGAACCAACTGTAAAACCTACAAAACCTGAAACAGCCGTGCGCGCCAGCAGTTCCAAGGCTTGCATTTCAgacttaaatgcaaatattcatAAAACTAAATCTTCCAAAAAGCTCAAAAAATCTTCAAAGCTCTTTGAATTCAATCGTTCTGAATCACAAGTAAAAAAAGGTGAAAACGAAGAAGAAGATGTCAAGATCGACAATCCGAAAATAACTGAACCAGTTAAACATAAACGGGCTTCAAGACCCAAAACATCCGGACGAAACATTTCTGAGCTAGATATGCAGCCTAGTACTTCTAAAGCTGCTGAGACAAAAACTTCTCAACCAAAAGGTGATCAACCAAAAACTGCTCAATTAAAGGAAATGCCCTCCAAAGCAGTGAACAAAAAGGTGAaaaaatcaaaggcaaaaaaacgtaaaaatgATGATGCAAATAAGGATCCAAAGAGTACTGAAATGCATCAGTATAAAATTCCCAAGCTTTCCGCAAATAAGCCACATGTAAAAAAACAG AATACATCGACTACAACCGCTGCCGAATCAAAGAGGACGATAAGACCTAACCATTCGGCACCGACAAGCGGATTCTCACGATTACCGGAGATGTACGAGGAGCTAAACTATCCGAATGCTCCACATCCCTACTCAACAAGGGGCTATTATCCCTATCATAGGGCCTATCCAGGGCCTATGCATCACCCGGGCAGTCAGTATCATGTGAACCAACCCCCACCAATGAGATTGCATCATTCCATGTACGTTGATGCGGAACCGTCTTATCAGAGTTTTTATCAAGGGTCACGATACCAACCATATGACATTAGCCCGTCAATGAGACACCATTACTCCTATCCAGGGGAGCCATCTCCCAGAACATATCCGATGGGTATTCCCTATCATTACAATAACACGCTCTACCCCCCGATGAGAAATGATTTCTACTACCCAAGGGGCCGTCCGCACTTTCCTGTACGCACTTTACCACCGATGAGTTCTCAAGGGACTTATCCACCGAATTATCCATCTTCTCGtcaatttttgcattcaaTGCCCCCTCCTGCTGATACACATGAACag atcGCATTGCGTTCGATCGAAATCGTTGGTGGTTTTATTCAAATGGCCTATGCAGGTCGGAAATACAGGACTCTTAAGGATCTCAGGGAGCGAACAAAGTTATCGAAAGACTGTTTGCGTAAGATTTTAAAGCACATGTGCAAAATTAAGCGTCCCAAGTGGCGTATCAGCAAGTTTTATTTGTACGCATTCTGGTCTGAAATTTCGGGGGTTCCCCAAAGTTCTAAATTTGGCAAACCG TTGAAACTAAACGCTTCCTATCGCAAGGTAATTAGTTGCTTTGCGGAAAGCAAGTTTCTACGCATGGAGACTTTAATGGAGAAAACTGGGTTTCGGAAAGGCAAACTTAAGCGAGTTCTAAAGATGATCGGAAGAAAGCGATCCACGAAATGGCGTCTGCTCGATTATAAGAAGCCACTTATTCACTTGCACCGCAGTCAAGAGAAGAAGTCTTCTATATAA